The Bacillota bacterium DNA segment CGGGGTCGTGGAAGTCTCGGTGTGCGCGGAATCGGGAACGCTCGCCACCGACGCATGCCCGCCAGACATGATAGAGGTTCGCCGGTATCTCGCGTCGAGCGGTCTTCGAGTGCTTGCCGACGGCACCATCCTGGCGGGAGAGCGCATGCCGACAGCCCACTGCTCGCTGCATGGGTGGCGCGGAGCCGCCTCGGGAAACCGCGAAGGTCGAGACGGTGCTTTCCGCTCGCCAGGCGGTAAAGACGCGCTCCCGGAGGCCGACCGCCCTAGTCCCCTCGAATAGCCACGACGGTCACTCCGTCTCCCCCGTCGGCAGGCCCCCCCGGTTCAAATCCCCTGACGTGCGGGTGCGTTCTGACGAAGTCGCGAACGGCCTGCCTGAGTGCGCCGGTTCCCTTCCCATGTATGATCCGGGCCTTCACTAGACCCGCAAGGCACGCGTCGTCCAGGTACTTATCCACCTCAGCGATGGCTTCCTCCACGGTGAGCCCGCGCAGATCGAGTTCACTGGATATCGTGGCCGCCTTCTCACGCGTGACCGGGGCGATGAAAACGCCGCCCGCCGGCCGCTCTTTCGCCCCGCTGGACCCATCCTCCACGACGACAAGATCCCTCAGGCAGACGAAGAGTCTCATCGCGCCTACTTGCACTTCCACGTCTTCCCCGTCCCGCGGGACGCTCAGCACGCGTCCAGACCCGCCCAGCTTGGGCACGTACACGCTGGTCCCAACGGATATCTCTCCCGGACGAGGGGGCCTCGTCAACGGCGAGAGGTGACCGGCAACAGTCTCTGGCTCCTTAGGGTCCGCAGCGACAATCTCCTCTGTAACGCGCTTGAGCGCTTCCCTCGCTCTTCGCGCCGCATCGTCCACGCTGCCCCTGTCGAGAGCGACTTCTCTGAGCTCTTCTATGATCCGTGCCACGTCTTGCCTTGCGCGGGCGACGACACCGGCAGCCTCGTCCCTGGCTTTTCGGAGTATCTCCGAACGAAGCTCTCGCATGCGCCGGACCTCTTCGTCACGCTCGCGGGCGAGTCTCTCCATCATTTGTCTCGCGCCACGTGCTCGCTCACTATCCTCCTCGAGTTGCTTGCGGCTCTGCTCCATGTGCGCGATCATGTGCTCGACGCGAGCGCGGTCCTCCCCCAGTCGCTCCCGGGCCAACTCGACGACCTCCCGCGGGAGACCGAGCCGCGAGGCGACCTCGAACGCGCAAGACCCACCCGGAACCCCCACGACCAAGCGGTAGGTGGGGCGAAGCGTCGCCACGTCGAACTCGCACGACGCGTTCTCCACTCCCTCGCGCTCGTACGCGAACGCCTTGAGCTCGCTGTAATGGGTCGTCGCCACCGTTCGCGCCCCGCGCGAGTGCAGGTGCTCGAGGATGGCTATGCCCAGCGAGGCCCCTTCAGCGGGATCCGTGCCGGCACCCAGTTCATCGAGGAGCACGAGGGATTCCGGTCCCGCCTTCTCTAGGATCTGCACGATGTGCTTCATGTGGGATGAGAATGTGGACAGGCTCTGCTCGATGCTCTGTTCATCGCCGATGTCCGCGAACACCTGCCTGAAGACTGCGAACGTAGTGCCTTGCGCGGCCGGCAAGTGCAGTCCCGCAAGAGCCATCAGGGCAAAGAGGCCTATCGTCTTGAGCGAGACCGTCTTGCCGCCGGTGTTCGGCCCCGTGACGACCAACGTGTGGAACCTGCCACCGAGCTCGACGTCTATCGGCACGACATGCCCCGTGAGAAGCGGATGCCTTCCACGCCGGATCTCAAGGTAGGCGGAGGCGTTGAGACCAGGCTCTACGGCATCCATGTCAAGGCTGAGTCTGCCCTTGGCGAAAGCGAAGTCCA contains these protein-coding regions:
- a CDS encoding endonuclease MutS2, giving the protein MDERTLRVLEFDRIRERLAAATTNTLGRELALAIAPVTDPDDVLARQRETTEARTVLATCPSVPLGGIRDIRSAVGRARVGSTLAPQDLLDIAWTMDAASQLRKFICGLGEGFETLRGHASRIAPQPDLVREITRCLDDQGNVVDHASPVLARVRADIRATGGRIRDKLDSLIRSPEASRYLQDPVVTLRGGRFVVPVKQEHKAAMPGIVHDQSASGLTLFVEPMAVVELNNVLASLQAKEREEIERILRELSGMVRVAHSEIEKTVEALGALDFAFAKGRLSLDMDAVEPGLNASAYLEIRRGRHPLLTGHVVPIDVELGGRFHTLVVTGPNTGGKTVSLKTIGLFALMALAGLHLPAAQGTTFAVFRQVFADIGDEQSIEQSLSTFSSHMKHIVQILEKAGPESLVLLDELGAGTDPAEGASLGIAILEHLHSRGARTVATTHYSELKAFAYEREGVENASCEFDVATLRPTYRLVVGVPGGSCAFEVASRLGLPREVVELARERLGEDRARVEHMIAHMEQSRKQLEEDSERARGARQMMERLARERDEEVRRMRELRSEILRKARDEAAGVVARARQDVARIIEELREVALDRGSVDDAARRAREALKRVTEEIVAADPKEPETVAGHLSPLTRPPRPGEISVGTSVYVPKLGGSGRVLSVPRDGEDVEVQVGAMRLFVCLRDLVVVEDGSSGAKERPAGGVFIAPVTREKAATISSELDLRGLTVEEAIAEVDKYLDDACLAGLVKARIIHGKGTGALRQAVRDFVRTHPHVRGFEPGGPADGGDGVTVVAIRGD